Part of the Musa acuminata AAA Group cultivar baxijiao chromosome BXJ3-10, Cavendish_Baxijiao_AAA, whole genome shotgun sequence genome, CAAAGAATGATTCATATACTCGATGAATTTATGCAATGTTGACATATGAAGCGTAATAGATAGAAGCTGCAGATGATTGAAAGGAAAGGAAGGGACACTATTATTACCTCCCTCGGCTGAACTCCGCCGCCACTGTGCGAGGCTTCCGAGAGTCCGCTCCGCCTCTTAGTGGACGAGGGGAAACGAAGCAGTTAAATCATCGACGGACAACACCAGAGGTAAAAGGACGCCCCATGGGCCTCCGCCGGGACAGAACCTTGTGTCACTGGTCGTAAGTACGTAGACTTCACATGACCCATATCAGCCGCTCATTCTTTAACCTCTCTACGTAACTATCAGAAATGGAGATAATGCTGAATTAACTTGGCATTTATCCTCCATGCTATAAAACACAAAAGGCTAAAGCAACAAACACGATTGAATCCGTCAATATAAGAAGATTTTGGAATGATTTGGTCCACCAAATACCATTTTTGAATGACATTGACTTTCCAACCTAACGATATGCATAGATCGTGGATGGACTAATACGAGCAAGCATAGTAATTTACATGTTACCTTGCAAAGCACCCCACAGTCATGACGACTTTGCGCTGGACCCTCGTCGACATGACCATTAAATGCACCGGTGACATGGCTGCCGATCTTTTCCCTGGAGTGGTACGATACGTGACCTGAACACTTCAACACATTTGTCTTGTCCGTCCTGACTCTTCCTCCCCTCGATAGCAAAACTAGTAAGATACGACAACCCAGAACAGCCTAAATTGTGTTTTTACAATAAAAGAAAAGCAACGTAAATTATTGAATTTAAGATCCTGCCAATGGCACCATAGACGCCTGTCAATATAATACCATACAATGCCATGGTATAAGATGATCCCTCCAAAACCGTCCATCACATGGTCTCCTATCATCGTATCCGTCTGCCTGATTAGATCTCAATCATATGAACGGTTCTGATGATAGAAACCACATGATGGACGGCTTTAGAGGGGTCATTCATAACCTTCCTATGCAGGGTAACCTGCACAGAATCCTCAGTATCCCGGGACGACCGCCCTGGACCCCGACAGCTCCCATTGCATTCAGATCCACCAATCGACAAGGTTGCTTTGGATGCCTCAACGATTTCTCCAACTCATCATCACCGCTATGCCACCTGCACTCGCTCCTACAAATACTAGCACCAATAGATCCGGCCAGCATATTACTGTTGAATCTTCCTCGTACCTAATGGCAGCGacgtctcctcttctcctccgccTCCTTTTTCTTTCCCTAACCTTCCACTTTGGTATCTCTGGCGCTCATCTCCACAGATCCAAACTCACCGCTTCAGAGGATGAGCAGATCTCTGTAgcgacgacggcggcggcggggcTTCCGCCCTTCTCCCCCACCACTTTCTTCGAGGTCACGAAGCCCGTCCCTCTCCCGCGAGGCGACGAACCGGCCTGCTCTACCCTCGTCCTCCAGCACGACTTTGGCTTCACGTACGGTAAGCCCCCCATCACCGCCTCCTACCGCCCCCCTTGCGCCCGGCTCCGCCGCGGCCGCGTCCCCTCGCGCGCTGTCCTCGAGTGGTCCGCTGCCTGCCAGGGCCGCCAGTTCGACCGCATCTTCGGCGTCTGGCTCGGCGGCGTCGAGCTCCTCCGCAGCTGCACCGCTGAGCCCCGCGCCACCGGCATAGTCTGGACCGTGCGCAAGGACGTCACCCGTTACGCCGCCCTCTTCGCCCGCCCACAGACCCTCGCTATCTACCTCGGCAACCTGGTCGACCAAACCTACACGGGCGTCTACCACGTCAACGTCTCCCTCCACTTTTTCTTCGACTCCTCCCGCCACCACCATCATCCCCGCACCCCCGCCGCCGGCAACCGAGTGCCCGGGTTCGCATCCCCTGCCAATCTGGTCCTGCCGATCTCCCGGAGCCTGCCGCTGAACGACGGATTGTGGTTCTTGGTTCAGAACTCCACCGACATCCAGTCGACAAAGCTCGCCATTCCGACGAACACCTACCGTGCGGTGCTCGAGGTCTATGTCTCTTTCCACTCAGCAGATGAGTTCTGGTACACCAATCCCCCCGATGCCTACATATCCGAGAACAACCTCACCGATCTCCCCGGGAATGGGCCCTTCAGGGAGGTCACCGCCAGGCTAGACGGCGAGATCGTCGGCGCCATTTGGCCGTTCACCGTGATCTATACTGGCGGAGTAAACCCCCTGCTGTGGAGGCCCATTTCCGGCATCGGATCGTTCGATCTTCCATCTTACAGTATCGAGATTACCCCCTTCCTGGGGAAGATTTTGGATGGGAAGCCTCATGAATTCGGTTTCGGAGTGACGGACGCTTTGAATGTCTGGTTCATCGATGCCAATTTGCATCTCTGGTTGGATGCCAAGAGCTCGTATACCTTGGGAAGTCTGATCAAGTACGAAGCACCAGACTATGCTCCGTCTCTGGATTCTCATTTTAAGGGTCTCGACGGGCGATTCAAGACGAGTGCGAGCAGGTACATATCTTCCACCGGGTGGGTGAGGTCGTCCTACGGGAAGATCACCACCCGTTTCTTCCAAAAGCTGCAATATGAGAACTTGATGGTGTTTTCTGGGAATGGAAGCGTTCAGACGGTCAATCAGACTATAGATTTCAACTACGGTACTTATGCCAAGCATCCATCTTCCGTCTTGTACTCGGAGCATGTCCACCGGAGCTTTCCGCTTTATCTGTACACGGGGACTGTCGACCAAGGGAACGACACCTACGATCAGGTCGCAAATGTATCACTGGGATTCAACGAGAAGAAGCTCTCGGGAGAGAAATTTGGCTTTACATATAGCTCTTTGAAGAATCTGCAGACTGGAAGTGGTGACATGCGAGTGAAGGGGAATTTGGTGCAGAGTGGTGTAGCCAGCACTCAGCAAGTCTACAAGTATGAAAGCACTGATGGTTGCTACTATAGGAATGTGAGAAGCAGTAATTACACTATTCTATCTGACAAATCAGAAGAATTTTGCACCAAGAACTCACCTTCAGATGTAGAGTACATTTTTACCTGATGCCTTGCTTTCTTAGTCAGGAGGAAGTTTCTGGCATCTGAATTGTATAGGTTGATCCTtggaattatgttcaataaaaggaAATCAAGCTCTATGAGGCCACACTGCCTTGGTTTTTGGATTTCCAGATGCTGCTGTAAGTTAGGAACCTAAATTTTATGGGCTTCGGTTTATCTTTGTTTCATAGTATATGCTTCATTTAATTGCTTACAATGATAATTGTTAGTGTTCTTAGAGTCTGAACCATTTTCTTTATCTGTATTTACATTCTTGTTTCTGATTTTGTTAGATGAAGCTTAAATTTGTCATACATGATAATATTGATACATATGTATAGACAACTGACCTGATCATATGGTATTCTACAATAAACTGACAGAAATGACATGAGATTGAAACATTTGAGTTTGTGATACATTCTCTAAACAGAGTACTCGTATTCTCTCTTCTGTTCATGAAGCTATTTTTACATAGCTTCATTTTATATTTATTGACTTTATCATGAGAAACCAGTCAATAAAAGGTCAGACATGTTTATAAACTTATTATGCAGTCACAGGAGAATCCATTTAGTGTTCAACTTGAGGTTTCTAGTCCATCCATCTTCCACTCCTTCAGTGTTCTACCTGAAGCTTTAAATTCATCTGTCTTCCTGTCCATGGTAACTTGTGCTTGGAAAACTTTAGTTTCTTTAGAGTTAATCCATGACAACCTCATTTGCTCGACAAGAAAAGGAAGGTAAATCTTAGGGAAAAGCTGGCAGCAATATAGATGTCGATGGTATTAATTGGAGGTCCGAGAAATACAACTAGGAATGTGCGAGTTTCAGGTCAGTTTTTGCAACTTGATTTCCAAGTTGTGACAAGAATTACGATAGCCAAGCTGATCCCATTTGGGTTGGCGACGAGCTGTTCGTCTTCTGCTTCCCTTCATGCCATCAGTCTTCAGCTTTTCCTCACGAGGGCCAGAGGTCAAGGGGAATGCAGGAGGCGTTGGTGTGGGGAGGCCCGCCAGATATTGACCAGCTTGTCCCGCCCAGCGCTGGCGATCAGGTCCTCGATGTGCACGCTCATGTCGATCCCGTAGACGGAATCGTCGTGGAGGTCGTACCTCGCGATGGAGGCCTGCGCCTGGGTATCCCACGCTCGCACGGTGTGGTCGACGGAGCAGGAGAGGAGCATGTTGGCCCGATGGGGGGAGAAGCAAATGCGGCAAACATTGCGGTTGTGGCTGCTGAAGTCGACCAGGGGCATCTGGGTCGTCCGGACGTCCCAGACGTTGATGGAAGTGCCGGAGGCGGTGGCTAAGTGGAACTCGCTGTACTTATTCCAGTTGCAGGAGACGAGTCCGCCAGGGTGGTTGACAGGGATGCGGGTGATAAACCTGTTGTCGCGAATGTCCCAGAGGCCGACGGTGTGGTCGTCGGAGGCAGAGGCGAAGACGTGAGGTTGGATGTCGTTCCAGGCGACGGCGTTAACCCTATCCAAGTGCTCCTGGAAGGTGTAGTAGCTGTTGTTGCGGTCAGGGACCCAGAACTTGATTTTAGCGTCCGATGAGGCGGAGAGGAAGCAATCGTCGGCGGGGTTCCAGTCCACGGAGCGGACTTGGTCAATGTGCTCGCGAAAGATGCCCACCGGATTTGCTGCGGGTGGCAGTGATGTGTCCCACACCTTCACGCTGCCATCGGTCAATGCGGAGACGGCTAGGGACCGTTGTGACTGGGACCAGCAGCAGTCGTTGACGCCGTACAAGGTGTCGAAGGTGGCCAGCTCGTCGACGGTGCTGCCGCCCGACGGGGTGGGGGAGAGTTGGAGGACGTGGAGGCCATGGCTCCTGTTGAAGCGATCCCGCGTGCCGACAATGATGCGAGAATCGTCGAAGCGGCTGAACCGCACCGCGCTCACTCGGTATCGCGTCCAAATCCTAATCCCTGGCagtgccatctctctctctctcgctcactcTCTCCCGACGACAGAAGAGAATAGATTATTTATTTCTTTGAATCTTTCATCTTTTCGTTTTTAACGGATTGGCAAATAAAAAGTTCGTTGAGTTAGCTATCTTTTTCGTTTTTCCTCTTTTCTTGCTTGTGTCACCTCAAGAAACAAGAAAAACTCACCGCCATGAGGAGGAACAGTAGGTTTATTAGTTATTATAGTTACACCGCTACGGACTTATGGGCCGTGTAGTTATGATCGGGGAGGATGTCTGTTGACAACTAAAGAGGAAGCCTCATGTATTTATTGTTATAGGAAGAGAAATAGAAAACAAGAAACCATCTGATGAAAGGAACAGAATTGCTTCCTCCTCCATTGGACCagacaagtcatttcatatgtctgcATCAAAAAAAGAAACTATCTGATGAGAAAGAACACAATTGCTGGTTTATTATAGTTTGTCTTTTTATTGGAACAAAACAACATAGCATGATCTAAATCTGTGATAGCACAACGTTGCTGTCGCATCACAACTAAGCAATCGATCTCAACTTGGTATCTGTATTCTAATTATCACTCGACATCCTGTGACAAAAATCACCATCTTCCTTGAGCTCTGTTTCTTCCCCCTTCTTTATTCCCATTAGTCTTCGACTTTTCCTCACGAGGAGGACCAGAGGTCAAGgagaccgtgaaagcgtggctgtGACCGGGCGGTCCCGCCAGATATGGACGAGATTGTCCCACCCAGCGCTCGCGATCAAGCCCTCGATATGCACGCTCATGTCGATCCCGTGGACGCGATCGGTGTGGAGGTCGTACCTCGCGATGGAGGCCCCCTCCCGCCAATCCCACGTACGCACGGTGTTGTCGACGGAGCAGGAGAGGAGCGTGCTGGGCTGGTGGGGGGAGAAGCGAATGCGGCAAACAGTGTCGTCGTGGCCGCTGAAGTCGACCAGGGGACTCCGGGTCGTCCGGACATCCCAGACGTGGATGGAACTGCCGGAGGCGGTGGCTAAGTGGAACTGGTTGTACGTGTTCCAGCCGCAGGAGACGAGTTGACGAGTTTTTTCGTCATGGATGACGGTGAAACACCTGTTGTCGCGGACGTCCCACAGGCCGGCGGTGCGGTCGCCGGAGGCGGAGGCGAATACGTGGGGGTCGGTGGCGTTCCAGGCCACGGAGTAAACGCTGTCGGAGTGCCGTTGGAATGTGTAGCTGCTGTTGGAGCGGTCAAGGGTCCAGAGCTTGATTTGAGAGTCCAGGGAGGCCGAGAGGAAGCAGTCGCTGACGGGGTTCCAGTCCACGGAGCAAGCATCGTCATAGTGCTCGCAAAAGTAGCTCACCGGATTAAGGATGGGCGGCAGTGATACGTCCCACAGCTTCACGGTGCCATCGGTCAATGCGGAGACGGCGAGGGACTGGTGCGACTCGGACCAGCAGCAGTCGCTGACGCCGTAAACGGTGTCGAAGGCGGCCACCTCGTTGACGACGTCGCCGCGTCGGGTGGCGTAGAGGTCGAGGACGTGAAGGCGGCCACGGCGCCCGCCGAAGCGACCGCAGGTGCCGACTAGGAGGCGACAAATATCGAAGCGGCTGAACCGCACTGCCTTCCCTTTGAAGCGCGTCCTAAACGACGGCATCGCCTCTCTCTACAGAGACGAAAAGAGATTGCTTTTAACAGATTGAAAAACCCGGAAAATATAAGTTCGTCGACTTAGTTATCTTTTCCTATTGACTCTCCCCTTCCTCTTTCAAGATTTGTAGCTGAAGCttccttcttcgtcttcttcttcctcgtcttgTCAAGAAACAAGAAACACTGACCGCCTCCGTCAGATTCTTTGGTTATAGTCCGTCATGTAGGTTTTTAGTTAGTATCCGTAACTGTGGGCTGATGGGCCGTGTCGTTATATGATGAAGGACGTCTATTAATATAATTGTTATTAGAGTTATTAGTTATTATAGTTGTTTGCATCCGATCTTAATTGACGAATACGAATTTAATAGCAATTAATTAAATGGTTTGAATTACTGCAGTAGTTATTAGATTTTTGAGGAATTGATCCGATGCTGAATATTGCAATCAGATTTTTTATTCTGATATCAAGACAATTTGAGTTCATGCACGAGCTCTGCTCGTGCTGGCTGGCAATGCATTGGCGAGGATCACGACAGTTGCATAGCTCGAGCAGAATCACTCTTCCAATCGTATCAAAAGCAAAAGATCAATAAACTCGTCAATACATTGGATtacatttcatatgaaacagtatTTTATCTAACTCAATAAGCATATCCAAGGAAATAAGCCATatatccaacaaaaaaaaaaagaaaaatcatgaccTGCATCCTAGAGAGATAAAACTCTCTTAAATTCTCGTTCCAAAAAGACGACGATGATGATAAATGTAGAGTTACATAACATTTCCATTCAGCAGTGACATTAGCCATCGTCGTCGTCGCTTGTTCCTTCACCCCGTAAACTATGCATGCATAAGAATTTTTAATCAAACGTATGATCCTTACAATAGGCAAACACAAGGCTTCCGTCATCATGCCTGATCTCCCGCACAAACTGCAAATCAGATCATTTCAAGCATCAGTAATGGCTAAGGAATAAAATGTTGAGAACAAATGTGGAAAAAAAAGGGTGAAAAAACAGAATAGCTTGCTGTGAAGTTGCAGCTTGATAATACATGTTTCTGGCATTTCACAGGGAAACCTTTCCAAAATCAAGTGCTATTCAGCTATACAGATTTGCTAATAGCTGTTGTACCATGATAAAAAGAATACATGAGTTACAAGGACATCATGCCATATTTTTTTAACCTTATGAAGATGTCTTGTTTCCGAGCAATTTCTACATGCATGCCATCTCTTCTTTTTAATCACATGATAGGTTCTGAAACGTGAGAAGGAATTGTGGATGATAGTATAATGAGCATATATTTCAGCAAACTAACATAAGCATACATATATGACGAAAATAAAACTGCAATTGTCAAATAAATTCATTATCCCTATCATGCAATGACACTGTAATGATGTAATAAAGTAATAAACAATGTTGTCACTTGAACAGTATGATACTGAATTCAAGATAGTGTTTTGTTTGATGAATAGAAAACAGAAATAACATTGGTCAACCTGCAATATCTGCTGCACAAACAAATGAAGCAACCAAGAATCACATTTTGAACTGAAAGGTGGTCAGCCAACCTTCTCCACACAAATACAACATTTAGGAAGCTTATCATATAAGCCATGACTAGATTTTACAGGATTAGGTCAACTAGCATCAGCTAGCAAACAAAGGGAAACAAGTTAGAAGCACATTTTTGCTGTACACCTTCAATCTAAGAATTTGCAGGCAATGTGATATGGTCATGGTTTCACATCAATAAGTTGTATACATTTCTGCATATTATACTTAATAATAACTTATAACCAAAAACCATGCATTTAAAAATAAGCTTTAGAAGGCATGGCATCAACTACAGATTGCATACTAAACTCTTTAGGGATGTTGTATAACATCTGGTAAACcagcttcaattttttttttgcagaAAATTATTGCTCTATATTGTGGCACAACAACAACACTCTGATATATTCTTTGCAGTAAATTTAAAGTTTCTGATAGCAACATACGAAAAATGAGCCAAATGACACCAATTAACGAAATTGAGACCAGTGTGTGCAAGAAATAAACCAACATATAAATATACTTAACTCGATTCCTCCCATAAGACTACGTATCATCATCAGTACACATGCATCCAGCTTACGAGCAGAATAGTTTTCCTTGTCAACCAATATCACGGCAAGGTTGGGAGTCGTTCTTTATCAAACGA contains:
- the LOC135651415 gene encoding peroxisome biogenesis protein 7-like — protein: MALPGIRIWTRYRVSAVRFSRFDDSRIIVGTRDRFNRSHGLHVLQLSPTPSGGSTVDELATFDTLYGVNDCCWSQSQRSLAVSALTDGSVKVWDTSLPPAANPVGIFREHIDQVRSVDWNPADDCFLSASSDAKIKFWVPDRNNSYYTFQEHLDRVNAVAWNDIQPHVFASASDDHTVGLWDIRDNRFITRIPVNHPGGLVSCNWNKYSEFHLATASGTSINVWDVRTTQMPLVDFSSHNRNVCRICFSPHRANMLLSCSVDHTVRAWDTQAQASIARYDLHDDSVYGIDMSVHIEDLIASAGRDKLVNIWRASPHQRLLHSP
- the LOC135650890 gene encoding peptide-N4-(N-acetyl-beta-glucosaminyl)asparagine amidase A-like, giving the protein MPPALAPTNTSTNRSGQHITVESSSYLMAATSPLLLRLLFLSLTFHFGISGAHLHRSKLTASEDEQISVATTAAAGLPPFSPTTFFEVTKPVPLPRGDEPACSTLVLQHDFGFTYGKPPITASYRPPCARLRRGRVPSRAVLEWSAACQGRQFDRIFGVWLGGVELLRSCTAEPRATGIVWTVRKDVTRYAALFARPQTLAIYLGNLVDQTYTGVYHVNVSLHFFFDSSRHHHHPRTPAAGNRVPGFASPANLVLPISRSLPLNDGLWFLVQNSTDIQSTKLAIPTNTYRAVLEVYVSFHSADEFWYTNPPDAYISENNLTDLPGNGPFREVTARLDGEIVGAIWPFTVIYTGGVNPLLWRPISGIGSFDLPSYSIEITPFLGKILDGKPHEFGFGVTDALNVWFIDANLHLWLDAKSSYTLGSLIKYEAPDYAPSLDSHFKGLDGRFKTSASRYISSTGWVRSSYGKITTRFFQKLQYENLMVFSGNGSVQTVNQTIDFNYGTYAKHPSSVLYSEHVHRSFPLYLYTGTVDQGNDTYDQVANVSLGFNEKKLSGEKFGFTYSSLKNLQTGSGDMRVKGNLVQSGVASTQQVYKYESTDGCYYRNVRSSNYTILSDKSEEFCTKNSPSDVEYIFT
- the LOC135651416 gene encoding peroxisome biogenesis protein 7-like, whose protein sequence is MPSFRTRFKGKAVRFSRFDICRLLVGTCGRFGGRRGRLHVLDLYATRRGDVVNEVAAFDTVYGVSDCCWSESHQSLAVSALTDGTVKLWDVSLPPILNPVSYFCEHYDDACSVDWNPVSDCFLSASLDSQIKLWTLDRSNSSYTFQRHSDSVYSVAWNATDPHVFASASGDRTAGLWDVRDNRCFTVIHDEKTRQLVSCGWNTYNQFHLATASGSSIHVWDVRTTRSPLVDFSGHDDTVCRIRFSPHQPSTLLSCSVDNTVRTWDWREGASIARYDLHTDRVHGIDMSVHIEGLIASAGWDNLVHIWRDRPVTATLSRSP